In a single window of the Streptomyces sp. NBC_00353 genome:
- a CDS encoding SRPBCC family protein, translated as MSRLEEQVNVDVPAQEVWAQLHRIDEYPMFMEGVKSAAAQGGSRAHLDVRIGEDERAFETRIADRGKGQVMDWTVDSPELKLAFAVNPLDDKHTQLQVRLEYDPDTVRATFGGPKGFAQVHAIEETVRTDLEKFKDLLERQH; from the coding sequence ATGAGTAGGCTCGAAGAACAGGTCAACGTCGATGTGCCGGCGCAGGAGGTCTGGGCGCAGCTGCACCGCATCGATGAATATCCGATGTTCATGGAGGGTGTGAAGAGTGCCGCTGCGCAGGGCGGCAGCCGAGCCCATCTCGACGTCCGGATCGGGGAAGACGAGCGGGCTTTCGAGACTCGTATCGCCGATCGCGGCAAGGGTCAGGTGATGGACTGGACGGTGGACAGCCCGGAGCTGAAACTCGCCTTCGCCGTGAACCCGCTGGACGACAAGCACACCCAGCTGCAAGTCCGGCTGGAGTATGACCCGGACACCGTGCGGGCGACCTTCGGCGGCCCGAAGGGATTTGCCCAGGTCCATGCGATCGAGGAGACAGTCCGGACCGACCTGGAGAAGTTCAAGGACCTGCTGGAGCGCCAGCACTGA
- a CDS encoding SpoIIE family protein phosphatase produces the protein MHRDDARPVASAGPLTGLFGRLVRETDASVGMLYVLPPGERGLQLAALSGLSRRIAAPWVRVGMDDPAPVAEAVRERRLVWVNSSTELARRFPRIGLVAPYDILLAAAPLTREASVWGAVCLVWPVWHPPQLDAGERETITDFCRRAGRLLDQAAGRGHPLLSGAEPLVLTPARLRTPDPAEAMAAYDFAERLPTGCCSLDLDGKITFLNSAAADLLGAGTADLLGSRPWERLRWLGDPIFEDRYRTAVISRRPTTFTALRPPDRWLSFQLQPGATGISVRITPAADAEAKHARAEPGPAPGPMGASTLYHLMHLAASLTEAVGVQDVVDQVADQLVPAFEARGLALMTAEDGRLHIVGHRGYSAEFMARLDGQPVTSRTPAARALTTATASFFTSFTDFQRAYPDAPRYGDRDAWAFLPLIASGRPVGLLVLSYDRPRSFPLAERTVLTSLAGLIAQALDRARLYDAKHQLARALQTGLLPQELPRVPGLDVAVRYLPAGHGADIGGDFYDVIRCGPACAAVAIGDVQGHNVQAAALMGQVRTVVHAHATTHTSPSKVLARINRLLADLNPDLFTSCLYAHLDLARHSACLVTAGHPPPLLRHPDRHTEILRMPPGLLLGVTSDGDFPVTEIPLPPGTVLVLYTDGLVEAPGYDIDHITADLACHLDEADDQSADDLADALLDLAMQTVPGTDDIALLLIRVTQ, from the coding sequence GTGCACAGGGACGATGCGCGGCCTGTGGCGAGCGCCGGACCTCTCACCGGGCTCTTTGGCCGTCTGGTGCGGGAGACCGACGCGTCGGTGGGCATGCTCTACGTCCTGCCGCCGGGGGAACGGGGCCTTCAGCTCGCGGCGCTGTCCGGCTTGTCCCGCCGGATTGCCGCTCCCTGGGTGCGGGTGGGGATGGACGATCCGGCGCCGGTGGCGGAGGCCGTACGCGAACGGCGTCTGGTGTGGGTGAACAGCTCGACAGAGCTGGCCCGGCGCTTTCCCCGGATCGGGCTCGTGGCGCCGTACGACATCCTCCTGGCGGCCGCGCCCCTCACACGGGAGGCCTCCGTGTGGGGCGCTGTCTGCCTGGTATGGCCGGTCTGGCATCCGCCGCAGCTGGATGCCGGTGAGCGCGAGACGATCACTGATTTCTGCCGCCGGGCGGGCAGGCTGCTGGACCAGGCGGCCGGCCGCGGTCACCCGTTGTTGTCCGGTGCCGAGCCGCTGGTGCTGACGCCGGCCCGCTTGCGCACCCCGGATCCGGCCGAAGCGATGGCCGCGTACGACTTCGCCGAACGTCTCCCGACCGGATGCTGCTCGCTGGACCTGGACGGCAAGATCACCTTCCTCAACAGTGCCGCTGCCGACCTCCTGGGTGCCGGGACCGCCGACTTGCTGGGTTCCCGCCCTTGGGAGCGGCTGCGGTGGCTGGGCGATCCCATCTTCGAGGACCGCTACCGGACCGCGGTGATCAGCCGAAGGCCCACCACGTTCACCGCGTTGCGGCCACCGGACCGATGGCTGTCTTTCCAGCTGCAGCCCGGAGCCACTGGGATCAGTGTCCGGATCACACCAGCCGCAGATGCGGAGGCCAAACACGCCAGGGCGGAACCGGGACCTGCGCCGGGCCCGATGGGGGCATCGACTCTTTACCACCTGATGCATCTGGCGGCGTCCTTGACCGAGGCCGTAGGGGTCCAAGATGTCGTTGACCAGGTCGCCGACCAACTCGTCCCTGCCTTCGAAGCCCGGGGGCTGGCCTTGATGACGGCCGAGGACGGCCGTCTGCACATCGTTGGACACCGCGGGTACAGTGCCGAGTTCATGGCTCGCCTCGATGGTCAGCCTGTGACGTCTCGTACCCCGGCCGCGCGGGCCCTGACCACGGCGACTGCGAGCTTCTTCACCAGCTTCACCGATTTCCAGCGCGCCTACCCCGATGCTCCCCGCTACGGCGACCGGGACGCCTGGGCCTTCCTCCCCCTGATTGCCTCCGGCAGGCCGGTCGGGCTGCTGGTCCTGTCCTACGACCGCCCTCGTTCGTTCCCTCTGGCTGAACGTACGGTCCTCACCTCGCTGGCCGGACTCATCGCACAAGCCCTGGACCGCGCCCGCCTCTACGACGCCAAGCACCAGCTCGCCCGTGCGCTGCAGACCGGTCTGCTTCCTCAGGAACTGCCCCGAGTCCCCGGCCTTGACGTCGCCGTTCGCTACCTGCCCGCCGGTCACGGCGCGGACATCGGCGGCGACTTCTACGACGTCATCCGCTGCGGTCCCGCATGTGCCGCTGTCGCCATCGGCGACGTCCAGGGCCATAACGTCCAGGCCGCGGCTCTCATGGGACAAGTCCGCACTGTCGTCCACGCCCACGCCACCACCCACACCTCCCCCAGCAAGGTCCTTGCTCGCATCAACCGCCTCTTGGCAGACCTCAACCCGGACCTCTTCACCAGCTGCCTGTACGCCCATCTCGACCTGGCCCGCCACAGCGCCTGCCTGGTCACTGCCGGACACCCCCCACCTCTGCTCCGCCACCCGGACAGACACACCGAGATCCTGCGCATGCCTCCTGGGCTCCTGCTCGGCGTCACCTCAGACGGAGACTTCCCGGTTACCGAGATCCCCCTGCCGCCGGGAACCGTCCTGGTCCTGTACACCGACGGACTCGTCGAAGCCCCCGGATACGACATCGACCACATCACCGCCGACCTCGCGTGCCACCTCGACGAAGCCGACGACCAGAGCGCGGACGACCTCGCCGACGCCCTGCTGGACCTCGCCATGCAGACCGTCCCCGGCACCGACGACATCGCCCTTCTTCTGATCCGCGTCACGCAGTGA
- a CDS encoding GntR family transcriptional regulator, which produces MDNKAPETLLKRERVRDHILELIEARRPGDAIPSERALSAELGVSRPTLRAAADELVATGLLVREHGRGMFVAPQKITQELVSGQHSLSAPLAGGSWSSRLLEFATVQAGARVGRKLQLSPAASIVYIARLRLVDGTPIAIEHLHIPAELVPDLSEQELEAGDLYEHLRDHHQVHVHEAVQAIEPTVVTQAEAALLGVPELSPALLFERLTTDTRGRPVEYVHSLYRGDRYRIVSRITLGPAPAVPEARSEHHPGIPPGYFAHRDPISSSTVGDVQSGR; this is translated from the coding sequence ATGGACAACAAGGCGCCGGAGACTCTGCTCAAGCGGGAGCGGGTGCGCGACCACATCCTGGAGCTGATCGAGGCCCGCAGGCCCGGCGACGCCATCCCCTCGGAGCGCGCACTCAGCGCCGAGCTCGGCGTCTCCCGGCCCACCCTGCGGGCGGCAGCCGACGAACTGGTGGCCACCGGCCTGCTCGTACGCGAGCACGGCCGCGGCATGTTCGTCGCTCCCCAGAAGATCACCCAGGAGCTGGTCTCCGGGCAGCATTCACTCAGCGCACCTCTGGCCGGTGGCAGCTGGTCGAGTCGGCTCCTCGAGTTCGCGACCGTGCAGGCCGGCGCCCGCGTCGGCCGCAAACTGCAGCTGTCCCCCGCGGCCTCGATCGTCTACATCGCACGGCTTCGGCTGGTCGACGGCACTCCCATTGCCATCGAGCATCTGCACATCCCGGCAGAGCTCGTACCCGATCTGTCGGAGCAGGAGCTGGAGGCCGGCGACCTCTACGAGCACCTGAGGGATCATCACCAGGTGCATGTCCATGAGGCGGTCCAAGCCATCGAGCCCACGGTCGTCACGCAGGCGGAGGCCGCTCTGCTCGGTGTGCCCGAACTCTCCCCCGCGCTGCTCTTCGAACGGCTCACCACCGACACCAGAGGGCGCCCCGTCGAATACGTCCACTCGCTCTACCGCGGCGACCGCTACCGCATCGTCTCCCGGATCACCCTTGGTCCCGCACCCGCCGTCCCCGAGGCGCGCAGCGAACACCATCCCGGCATCCCGCCAGGGTATTTCGCACACCGCGATCCCATCTCCTCGTCCACTGTCGGAGATGTCCAGTCAGGCAGGTAG
- a CDS encoding extracellular solute-binding protein, which yields MKFRLLAGLSVLVLTAGLSACSSSDSAGGPQKLTVWIMKDSVTDDYLKRFKADFEKTHKDATLDIQIQEWDGIGQKVTAALASNDAPDVIEVGNTQVAQYAASGGVKDFTDKTSDLKGDDWLPGLAEPGRIDGKQYGIPWYAANRVVIYNKDLFEKAGVDASAIKTREQWITATKKLNKGGNQGIYLPGQNWYLLSGFIWDEGGDLATESGGTWKGALDTPEAVKAMEYYKQLQALGKGPKDADEAKPLQHDVFAKGMVAQEISVPGGAKIIEQANPELTGKIGFFPIPGKTADKPGSVVLGGSDLIVPVASAHQEAAYEVIKALAGDKWQTEIAKTMSYVPNRTSLAEVLSSDEGASVMAAAAPQGHATPNSPNWAAVEANNPIKAYQTAVLTGSDLATAAKKASDSITKTLNTKS from the coding sequence GTGAAGTTCCGATTGCTTGCCGGCCTTTCCGTGCTCGTGTTGACAGCCGGGCTCAGCGCGTGCAGCTCTTCCGATTCCGCGGGCGGTCCTCAGAAGCTCACCGTGTGGATCATGAAGGACAGTGTCACGGACGACTACCTCAAGCGGTTCAAGGCGGACTTCGAGAAGACCCACAAGGACGCCACCCTGGACATCCAGATCCAGGAGTGGGACGGCATCGGGCAGAAGGTGACCGCCGCACTGGCCAGCAACGACGCCCCGGATGTCATCGAGGTGGGCAACACCCAGGTCGCGCAATACGCCGCCAGCGGAGGTGTCAAGGACTTCACGGACAAGACCTCCGACCTCAAGGGCGACGACTGGCTGCCGGGCCTTGCCGAGCCGGGCAGGATCGACGGCAAGCAGTACGGCATCCCTTGGTACGCGGCCAACCGCGTCGTGATCTACAACAAGGACCTGTTCGAGAAGGCCGGCGTGGACGCGAGCGCCATCAAGACCCGGGAGCAGTGGATCACGGCGACCAAGAAGCTCAACAAGGGAGGAAATCAAGGGATTTACCTGCCCGGCCAGAACTGGTACCTGCTGTCGGGGTTCATCTGGGACGAGGGCGGCGACCTCGCCACCGAATCCGGCGGCACGTGGAAGGGTGCGCTCGACACCCCTGAAGCGGTCAAGGCAATGGAGTACTACAAGCAGCTCCAGGCACTGGGAAAGGGGCCCAAGGACGCTGACGAGGCCAAGCCGCTGCAGCACGACGTCTTCGCCAAGGGCATGGTCGCCCAGGAGATCTCCGTACCCGGTGGCGCCAAGATCATTGAGCAGGCCAATCCCGAGCTGACAGGGAAGATCGGGTTCTTCCCGATCCCCGGCAAGACGGCCGACAAGCCGGGCTCGGTCGTCCTCGGCGGCTCCGACCTGATCGTGCCCGTGGCCTCCGCCCACCAGGAGGCCGCGTACGAGGTGATCAAGGCGCTGGCGGGCGACAAATGGCAGACCGAGATAGCCAAGACTATGAGCTATGTGCCCAACAGGACCTCGCTCGCCGAAGTCCTCAGCAGCGATGAGGGTGCTTCCGTGATGGCCGCAGCCGCCCCACAGGGTCATGCAACGCCCAACTCGCCCAACTGGGCCGCAGTCGAGGCCAACAACCCGATCAAGGCGTACCAGACGGCTGTGCTGACAGGGAGCGACCTGGCGACCGCCGCGAAGAAGGCATCGGACTCCATCACCAAGACCCTGAACACCAAGTCCTGA
- a CDS encoding carbohydrate ABC transporter permease, translating into MTAATRTGTEPDTPLPEKARPPGKTRTARRRAPGRPANAGLWPYLLVAPTVVGAAYLLVYPLIRNVVISFQHFGMGELIRGGPGFAGWENYREILSGDEFWAVVRRTFLWTAVNVVLIMVLSTLVALMLQRLGTRMRTVVMSGLVLAWATPQIAATTVFQWLFQSQLGVVNWLLVRLGFDSFEGYTWFAHGPATFTILVILVVWQSVPFAAITLHSALTTVPAEVFESARMDGASAARMFRSITLPMLRPIFGLVLCLEVIWVFRCFAQIWAISQGGPDTATTTLPIYAFQVAQSLHRYDLAGAASTITVLLLVAVLIAYFRQMFKQEAEL; encoded by the coding sequence GTGACCGCAGCCACGCGGACCGGAACAGAACCCGACACCCCGCTACCGGAGAAGGCGCGGCCTCCCGGGAAGACGCGCACCGCGAGGCGACGCGCCCCAGGTCGGCCGGCCAACGCGGGCCTCTGGCCCTATCTGCTCGTCGCACCCACCGTCGTCGGCGCCGCCTATCTACTCGTGTATCCACTGATCCGCAATGTGGTCATCTCCTTCCAGCACTTCGGAATGGGCGAACTCATCCGCGGCGGCCCCGGCTTCGCAGGATGGGAGAACTACCGGGAGATCCTCAGCGGGGACGAGTTCTGGGCGGTGGTGCGCCGCACTTTCCTGTGGACGGCTGTCAACGTCGTACTGATCATGGTCCTGTCCACCCTGGTCGCATTGATGCTGCAGCGCCTGGGCACGCGTATGCGGACCGTCGTGATGAGCGGTCTGGTGCTGGCCTGGGCCACCCCGCAGATCGCCGCGACCACTGTCTTTCAGTGGCTGTTCCAGTCCCAGCTGGGGGTCGTCAACTGGCTGCTCGTCCGGCTCGGGTTCGACTCCTTCGAGGGCTACACCTGGTTCGCCCACGGGCCGGCCACTTTCACCATCCTGGTGATCCTCGTCGTCTGGCAGTCGGTGCCGTTCGCCGCGATCACCCTGCACTCGGCCTTGACGACCGTCCCCGCCGAGGTTTTCGAGTCGGCCCGGATGGACGGCGCGAGCGCCGCCCGCATGTTCCGCTCCATCACCCTGCCGATGCTCCGCCCGATCTTCGGGCTCGTCCTGTGCCTCGAAGTCATCTGGGTCTTCCGATGCTTCGCCCAGATCTGGGCCATCAGCCAGGGCGGCCCCGACACCGCCACCACCACCCTGCCGATCTACGCCTTCCAGGTCGCCCAGTCCCTGCACCGCTACGACCTGGCCGGCGCTGCCTCCACCATCACAGTGCTTCTGCTCGTCGCCGTACTCATCGCCTACTTCCGCCAGATGTTCAAGCAGGAGGCTGAACTGTGA
- a CDS encoding carbohydrate ABC transporter permease, translating to MALTAFKPTKDITADTPIFLPTHLTFDHFTKAVQADGFWMFWRNSLTVTLGGVLLALVVALGAAFAVARMTWRGRRSFILMVFIAQVAPWEAMLIPMYIIARDTGMLDKLSMLTLIYFMTTLPFTVVTLRSFLTAIPVELEEAAQVDGCTRAQAFRRVTFPLLAPGLLATSLFGFITAWNEFAFANMLIIKNQDDRTLPVWLSSFSNVFGTDWGATMAAATLFALPVLILFLVLQRRVSTGMTGGAVKG from the coding sequence ATGGCGCTCACTGCCTTCAAGCCCACGAAGGACATCACCGCCGACACACCGATCTTCCTGCCCACTCACCTCACCTTCGACCACTTCACCAAGGCCGTGCAGGCGGACGGCTTCTGGATGTTCTGGCGCAACAGTCTCACCGTCACGCTCGGCGGAGTGCTGCTCGCCCTCGTCGTGGCCCTCGGTGCGGCCTTCGCCGTGGCACGGATGACGTGGCGGGGACGGCGCAGCTTCATCCTCATGGTGTTCATCGCCCAAGTGGCCCCCTGGGAAGCCATGTTGATTCCGATGTACATCATCGCCCGCGACACCGGCATGCTCGACAAGCTGTCGATGCTCACCCTGATCTACTTCATGACCACGCTGCCCTTCACCGTCGTGACGCTGCGGAGCTTCCTCACCGCCATCCCCGTCGAACTGGAGGAGGCGGCACAGGTCGATGGCTGCACCCGCGCCCAGGCCTTTCGCCGCGTCACCTTCCCGCTCCTCGCTCCCGGCCTGCTCGCCACCTCGCTCTTCGGATTCATTACTGCCTGGAACGAATTCGCCTTCGCCAACATGCTGATCATCAAAAACCAGGACGACCGCACCCTGCCCGTCTGGCTGTCCTCGTTCTCGAATGTCTTCGGCACGGACTGGGGCGCCACCATGGCGGCCGCCACGCTCTTCGCGCTCCCTGTCCTCATTCTCTTCCTGGTCCTCCAGCGACGCGTTTCGACCGGGATGACCGGCGGCGCAGTCAAGGGCTGA
- a CDS encoding beta-N-acetylhexosaminidase: protein MPAHLDFPLIPRPSKLSVRAGRFTLDADTSIRAAPGTEGAAELLRSLLAPATGLPLAPSPNGRLGLLLDPQLGDLGDEAYGLSIGPNALLLRAAHESGLLHGIQTIRQLLPSEALLDTPQRRSSWQLPCVEITDAPRHLWRGAMLDVARHFQPVSFVRRYVDLLAFHKLNVLQLHLTDDQGWRMPVSAYPELTEIGGHRAQSMVGPSGSGVYDGTPHGGSYTRRELSELVAYAASRGVTIVPEIGMPGHARAAIAAYPELGNCPERRLGVWTEWGVCDTTLGVHDLVLDFCRTVLEEVMDVFPASHIHVGGDECPTVEWAASADAHRRVEDEGLAGPEALHGWFMGRIGKFLTGHGRRPVGWAETGTELPPDFTVTTWRDPSHGLAAARRGQQVVMAHYRSTYLDYAQSDDLSEPPAQPGAVVDLKSVHTYRPAPADWEDEAAAQVLGTQAQLWTEFATTPAHLEYLSFPRLCALADRAWSDEPGWADFLARMRLHERRLDVLGVRYRPL from the coding sequence ATGCCCGCGCACCTCGACTTCCCGCTCATTCCCCGCCCCAGCAAGCTCTCTGTCAGGGCGGGCCGATTCACCCTCGACGCGGACACGTCCATACGGGCTGCCCCGGGCACCGAGGGCGCCGCAGAGCTCCTGCGCTCCCTTCTCGCCCCGGCCACCGGGCTGCCGCTGGCGCCCTCCCCGAACGGGCGGCTCGGCCTCCTTCTCGACCCGCAGCTGGGCGACCTAGGAGATGAGGCCTACGGGCTCAGCATCGGACCGAACGCCCTGCTCCTGCGAGCCGCACACGAATCCGGACTCCTGCACGGCATCCAGACCATCCGTCAACTGCTACCATCCGAAGCCCTGCTGGACACCCCGCAGCGCCGCAGTTCCTGGCAGCTGCCCTGCGTAGAGATCACCGATGCCCCACGCCACCTCTGGCGTGGAGCGATGCTCGATGTGGCCCGCCACTTCCAGCCGGTCTCCTTCGTACGCCGCTACGTGGACCTGCTGGCCTTCCACAAGCTCAACGTCCTGCAGTTGCACCTCACCGACGACCAGGGCTGGCGAATGCCGGTCTCCGCCTACCCCGAACTCACCGAGATCGGTGGTCACCGGGCCCAGTCGATGGTCGGCCCCTCGGGCAGCGGGGTGTACGACGGGACGCCGCACGGCGGCAGTTACACCCGCCGGGAGCTCAGCGAACTCGTCGCGTATGCCGCCTCGCGGGGCGTCACGATCGTGCCCGAGATCGGGATGCCCGGACATGCCCGGGCGGCCATCGCCGCCTATCCCGAGCTGGGCAACTGTCCCGAACGGCGCCTGGGCGTATGGACCGAATGGGGCGTGTGCGACACCACCCTCGGCGTCCACGACCTGGTCCTGGACTTCTGCCGCACCGTCCTCGAAGAGGTCATGGACGTCTTCCCCGCATCACATATCCATGTCGGCGGCGACGAGTGCCCCACCGTCGAGTGGGCGGCCTCCGCGGACGCACACCGCAGGGTCGAGGACGAGGGACTGGCGGGCCCCGAGGCACTGCACGGCTGGTTCATGGGCCGCATCGGGAAATTCCTTACGGGCCACGGCCGGCGTCCCGTGGGCTGGGCCGAGACCGGCACCGAACTGCCGCCCGACTTCACCGTGACGACCTGGCGCGACCCGTCCCACGGTCTTGCCGCGGCTCGGCGCGGCCAGCAGGTCGTGATGGCCCACTACCGCTCCACCTACCTCGATTACGCCCAGTCCGACGACCTGTCCGAACCACCCGCCCAGCCCGGCGCCGTGGTCGACCTGAAGTCCGTGCACACCTACCGCCCCGCCCCGGCCGACTGGGAGGACGAGGCCGCAGCACAGGTGCTCGGTACGCAAGCCCAGCTGTGGACCGAGTTCGCCACCACCCCCGCCCACCTCGAATACCTCAGCTTCCCCCGGCTGTGCGCCCTGGCCGACCGCGCCTGGTCGGACGAGCCCGGCTGGGCGGACTTCCTCGCCCGGATGCGGCTGCACGAAAGGCGCCTGGACGTGCTCGGCGTCCGGTACCGCCCCCTGTAG
- a CDS encoding cellulose binding domain-containing protein, translated as MHTVAAAAAALGLGCAGLLALPSTASAAGALTVQYKTGASGATADQSEPWLKVINSGNSSLQLSQVKVRYYFKADSADATYRFACSWAVKGCANVTGTFGTLAHPTATADRYLEVGFTSGAGSLAPGADSGDLQLRFYQSNWQSVKQSDDYSFGAAQNSYGNWNKVTAQVGSSLEWGTPPEGNDPGGPTDPPTDPPGDGATLFDDFNYASHSDTKLSEHGWNVRSNSGGPGVPGATWSPQNVTFSTESGNSLMNLETSSSGTGESTKQTEVLTKSMKFKNGTYAARVKFSDVPKSGPDGDHLVQTFFTINDLKAPMADDYSEYDFEYLPNGGWGETGNILYTTSWETYNPDPWQAVNQHTESRQSFTGWHDLVLTIDNSTIKYYIDGQLFGTHDAAYLPERGMSINFNQWLIDLNGQTSTTARAYDEGVDYVLHVQDQVLTPAQVAARINTYRQAGTTFEDTVPAS; from the coding sequence ATGCACACCGTCGCGGCAGCCGCCGCGGCGTTAGGTCTCGGCTGCGCAGGACTGCTCGCGCTGCCGTCCACTGCCAGCGCAGCAGGAGCTCTCACGGTCCAGTACAAGACCGGCGCATCGGGCGCCACGGCTGACCAGAGCGAGCCCTGGCTGAAGGTCATCAACTCCGGCAACAGTTCCCTGCAGCTCAGCCAGGTCAAGGTCCGCTACTACTTCAAGGCGGACTCGGCGGACGCCACGTACAGGTTCGCATGTTCCTGGGCGGTCAAGGGCTGTGCCAACGTCACAGGAACCTTCGGAACCCTCGCCCATCCGACCGCCACCGCCGATCGCTACCTCGAGGTCGGCTTCACCTCGGGGGCAGGATCCCTCGCGCCGGGCGCCGACAGCGGAGACCTGCAGCTGCGCTTCTACCAGTCCAACTGGCAGAGTGTGAAGCAGAGCGACGACTATTCCTTCGGAGCCGCACAGAACTCGTACGGAAACTGGAACAAGGTCACCGCCCAGGTCGGTTCCAGTCTCGAGTGGGGCACCCCTCCCGAAGGCAACGACCCCGGCGGTCCGACCGACCCGCCCACCGACCCGCCGGGCGACGGTGCCACGCTCTTCGACGACTTCAACTACGCCAGCCACAGCGACACAAAGCTCTCGGAGCACGGCTGGAACGTACGCTCCAACTCGGGCGGCCCCGGCGTCCCCGGCGCGACATGGTCGCCGCAGAACGTCACCTTCTCCACCGAGAGCGGCAATTCCCTCATGAACCTGGAGACCTCGTCGTCCGGGACCGGCGAGTCCACCAAGCAGACCGAAGTCCTCACCAAGTCGATGAAGTTCAAGAACGGCACCTACGCGGCCCGGGTGAAGTTCAGCGACGTGCCGAAGTCGGGACCCGACGGCGACCACCTCGTCCAGACCTTCTTCACCATCAACGACCTCAAGGCGCCGATGGCCGACGACTACTCGGAGTACGACTTCGAGTATCTGCCCAACGGCGGTTGGGGTGAGACGGGCAATATCCTCTACACAACATCCTGGGAGACGTACAACCCTGATCCCTGGCAAGCCGTCAACCAGCACACGGAATCGCGTCAGAGCTTCACCGGCTGGCACGACCTGGTGCTGACCATCGACAACAGCACCATCAAGTACTACATCGACGGGCAGCTCTTCGGCACGCACGACGCCGCGTATCTCCCCGAGCGTGGCATGTCGATCAACTTCAACCAGTGGCTGATCGACCTCAACGGCCAGACCAGCACCACCGCGCGCGCGTACGACGAGGGTGTCGACTACGTCCTGCACGTCCAGGACCAGGTCCTCACTCCTGCCCAGGTGGCCGCCAGGATCAACACCTACCGGCAGGCAGGTACCACCTTCGAGGACACCGTTCCGGCGAGCTGA
- a CDS encoding dihydrofolate reductase family protein produces the protein MAQLLRVQNFNVSSDGIGAGEDQSLERPFGHVEPEKLFAWAGATASWPMRTDPGGSRGLDDYLTRDYARNIGAEIMGRNKFGPQRGPWHDHEWQGWWGDEPPFRTPVFVLTHHKRPSFTLSDTTFHFVDGDPAMVLEQAREAAQGKDVRLGGGATTIREFLDADLVDTMHVAVSPVKLGSGVRLWESPDELLDRFHLEVVPSPSGVKHHLFWRK, from the coding sequence GTGGCTCAGCTACTGAGAGTCCAGAACTTCAACGTCTCGAGTGACGGGATCGGTGCCGGTGAGGACCAGTCCCTCGAGAGGCCGTTCGGTCATGTCGAGCCCGAGAAACTGTTCGCCTGGGCCGGTGCCACGGCGAGCTGGCCCATGCGCACCGACCCCGGGGGGAGCCGGGGCCTGGACGACTACCTCACGCGGGATTACGCGCGCAACATCGGTGCCGAGATCATGGGCCGCAACAAGTTCGGGCCCCAGCGCGGGCCCTGGCACGACCATGAGTGGCAGGGCTGGTGGGGTGACGAGCCCCCGTTCCGTACCCCGGTATTCGTCCTGACCCACCACAAGCGTCCTTCGTTCACGCTTTCCGACACCACGTTCCACTTTGTCGACGGCGACCCTGCCATGGTCCTCGAGCAGGCCCGGGAGGCGGCGCAGGGCAAGGACGTCAGACTCGGCGGCGGGGCCACCACCATCAGAGAGTTTCTCGACGCCGACCTCGTCGACACCATGCATGTGGCGGTCTCGCCGGTGAAGCTCGGGTCCGGAGTACGACTCTGGGAGTCCCCCGATGAGCTGCTCGACCGGTTCCACCTGGAGGTCGTTCCCAGCCCGAGCGGGGTGAAGCACCACCTGTTCTGGCGAAAGTGA